In Tubulanus polymorphus chromosome 8, tnTubPoly1.2, whole genome shotgun sequence, one genomic interval encodes:
- the LOC141909635 gene encoding cubilin-like isoform X3, translating to MELMMKSLFVVAVILFVENSQVLTDDTDSGCSGEWPGRKQSGTSGVITSPNYPGNYGDNLRCEWRIDTPQNMLSRISFDPIFELDRNTTSGYCHDDVSIYNYQISLYNDVYCDKTAPPTRYYSGFVYIQFRSDMSLSYKGFKLFWRYFKVDSTCSKTPIIQNGTSGVISSPNYPNNYYHGLDCRWLILAPENTVLRISFDPIFELERKTISGHCRDKVSIYTDPNYVNHDCGNTAPPTRNYSGGVTIKFVTIKSDNSGIYKGFRLYWQLLKVDSCSKTPIIQNGTSGVITSPNYPGKYYNNLDCRWLIDTPENRMVEISFNSNFHIQPRTSGGCHDALTIKSETVENGDVYCGSTAPPTRNYSGGVTIKFTSDNSGIYKGFKLFWRYLKVDSCSKTPIIQNGTSGVISSPNHPGNYYRRLDCRWLIQTPENRIVEISFDSNFSMGAKTGDNCHDALTIKSGTVNVYCGNTAPPTRNYTGRVIIRFTSGSYDSYKGFRLFWRFLKVDSCSKTPIIQNGRSGVISSPNYPNKYYRGLDCRWLIQTPENTIVEISFDSNFSMGAKTGDSCYDALTIKSGTAENGDVYCGNTAPPTRVYSGEVVIRFTSDMSGSYKGFKLCWKFVKVDSCSKTPITQNGRSGVITSPNYPNSYNDNIDCSWLIQAPENRMVEISFDSKFHIQTSKGRCWDALTIKSETGSNQYCGSTAPDNRSHTGNITIQFTSDNSGSDAGFKLLWRIKDKDTDRISYLTVVFGIGFLIIVIVAAIAIAVLIRQRRNVRNRNTGNNTTDPGAMYYQPSSSGVGGRIYTTQDGIYEDIDDGEIYDDVDIVDVVVAGVRNATENDVDVRNATDDDVDVRNATDDDVDVRNATDDDVDVRNATDDDVDAWNSTDDDVDAWNSTDDDVDVWNSTDDDVDDNLVADVRNPPEDDYVGPDVMNPPEDTYIVAGVRNPPEDDYVGPDVMNPPEDTYIVTGVRNPPEDDYVVVAGVRNTPEDTYIVPDARNSSEDDYVVVPNIRNTPEDTYIVAGVRNPPEDTYIVALKPTATSADDRISPEDDYVGPDVRYSTEDTYVVAGVRNPPEDTYIVPDARNCTEDDYVVVAGVRNPPEDDYFVVAGVRNTPEDTYIVPDARNSSEDDYVVVAGVRNPPEDTYVVPDIRNTPEDTYIVPDVRNPPEDTYVVADGIRPQLDDNGTMD from the exons ATGGAGTTGATGATGAAGAGTTTGTTTGTGGTCGCTGTAATTTTATTCGTCGAGAATTCTCAAG TATTGACAGATGACACCGACTCAGGTTGTAGCGGCGAGTGGCCAGGTAGAAAACAGAGCGGAACTTCTGGCGTCATAACCAGTCCTAACTACCCGGGTAACTATGGCGACAATCTGCGCTGTGAATGGCGGATTGATACACCTCAAAACATG CTGTCAAGAATATcgtttgatcctattttcgaATTGGACCGCAATACGACAAGTGGTTATTGCCACGACGATGTATCCATATATAATTACCAAATATCCT TATATAATGATGTATATTGCGACAAAACAGCGCCACCTACACGTTACTATTCCGGTTTTGTATACATCCAGTTTAGATCAGACATGTCTCTTAGCTACAAAGGCTTTAAACTGTTTTGGCGGTATTTCAAAG ttgattcGACATGTAGTAAAACACCTATAATACAGAATGGTACATCAGGCGTCATATCCAGCCCTAACTACCCGAACAACTACTACCACGGACTGGACTGTAGATGGTTAATTCTAGCTCCTGAAAATACG GTGTTAAGAATATcgtttgatcctattttcgaATTGGAACGCAAAACGATAAGTGGTCATTGCCGTGACAAAGTATCCATATATACTGACCCAAACT ATGTTAATCATGATTGCGGCAatacagcgccacctacaCGTAACTATTCCGGTGGTGTAACCATCAAGTTTGTAACCATCAAGTCAGACAACTCTGGTATCTACAAAGGGTTTAGACTTTATTGGCAGTTATTGAAAG ttgattcaTGTAGTAAAACACCTATAATACAGAATGGTACATCAGGCGTCATAACCAGCCCTAACTACCCGGGCAAATACTACAACAACCTGGACTGCAGATGGTTGATTGATACTCCTGAAAACAGG atggttgaaatatcatttaactCGAATTTTCATATACAACCCAGAACTAGCGGTGGTTGCCATGACGCGTTGACGATAAAAAGTGAAACCG tAGAAAATGGTGATGTATATTGCGGCAGTACAGCGCCACCTACACGTAACTATTCCGGTGGTGTAACCATCAAGTTTACATCAGACAACTCTGGTATCTACAAAGGGTTTAAACTGTTCTGGCGGTATTTGAAAG ttgattcaTGTAGTAAAACACCTATAATACAGAATGGTACATCAGGTGTCATATCCAGCCCTAACCATCCGGGCAACTACTACCGCAGGCTGGACTGTAGATGGTTAATCCAAACACCTGAAAACAGG attgttgaaatatcatttgacTCGAATTTCAGTATGGGGGCCAAAACTGGCGATAATTGCCATGACGCGTTGACGATAAAAAGTGGAACCG TGAATGTATATTGTGGCAatacagcgccacctacaCGTAACTATACCGGTCGTGTAATCATCCGGTTTACATCAGGCAGCTATGATAGCTACAAAGGGTTTAGACTTTTTTGGCGGTTTTTGAAAG ttgattcaTGTAGTAAAACACCTATAATACAGAATGGTAGATCAGGCGTCATATCCAGCCCTAACTACCCGAACAAGTACTACCGCGGACTGGACTGTAGATGGTTAATCCAAACACCTGAAAACACG attgttgaaatatcatttgacTCGAACTTCAGTATGGGGGCCAAAACTGGTGATAGTTGCTATGACGCGTTGACGATAAAAAGTGGAACCG CAGAAAATGGTGATGTATATTGCGGCAatacagcgccacctacaCGTGTATATTCCGGTGAGGTAGTCATCCGGTTTACATCAGACATGTCTGGTAGCTACAAAGGGTTTAAACTCTGTTGGAAATTTGTGAAAG ttgattcaTGTAGTAAAACACCTATAACACAGAATGGTAGATCAGGCGTCATAACCAGCCCTAACTACCCGAACAGCTATAATGACAATATCGACTGTAGCTGGTTAATCCAAGCACCTGAAAACAgg ATGGTTGAAATATCGTTTGACTCGAAGTTTCATATACAGACAAGTAAAGGTCGTTGCTGGGACGCGTTGACGATAAAAAGTGAAACCG GGAGTAATCAATATTGCGGGTCGACTGCTCCAGATAATCGATCCCACActggaaatattacaatacaGTTTACATCAGACAACTCGGGAAGCGATGCTGGGTTTAAACTTCTATGGCGGATTAAAG ACAAAGATACAGATAGAATCAGTTATTTGACAGTTGTTTTCGGGAttggttttctgattataGTAATAGTGGCTGCTATAGCTATCGCCGTGTTGATCAGACAGCGGAGGAACGTGAGAAACAGAAATACAG GTAACAACACGACCGATCCAGGGGCAATGTACTATCAG CCTTCGTCTTCTGGAGTTGGTGGTAGGATCTACACAACACAGGACGGTATCTACGAAGACATAGATGACGGTGAAATCTACGATGATGTAGATATTGTAGATGTCGTTGTCGCAGGTGTCAGGAACGCTACAGAGAATGACGTAGATGTCAGGAACGCTACAGATGATGACGTAGATGTAAGGAACGCTACAGATGATGACGTAGATGTAAGGAACGCTACAGATGATGACGTTGATGTAAGGAACGCTACAGATGATGACGTAGATGCATGGAACTCTACAGATGATGACGTAGATGCATGGAACTCTACAGATGATGACGTAGATGTATGGAACTCTACAGATGATGACGTAGATGACAACCTTGTCGCAGATGTCAGAAACCCTCCAGAAGATGACTACGTTGGCCCAGATGTCATGAACCCTCCAGAAGATACCTACATTGTCGCAGGTGTCCGGAACCCTCCAGAAGATGACTACGTTGGCCCAGATGTCATGAACCCTCCAGAAGATACCTACATTGTCACAGGTGTCAGGAATCCTCCAGAAGATGATTATGTCGTTGTCGCGGGTGTCAGGAACACTCCTGAAGATACCTACATTGTTCCAGATGCAAGAAACTCTTCAGAAGATGACTACGTCGTTGTCCCAAATATCAGGAACACTCCAGAAGATACCTACATTGTCGCAGGTGTCCGGAACCCTCCAGAAGATACCTACATTGTTGCACTTAAG CCAACAGCTACTTCAGCTGACGACAGGATCTCTCCAGAAGATGACTACGTTGGCCCAGATGTTAGGTACTCTACAGAAGATACCTACGTTGTCGCAGGTGTCAGGAATCCCCCTGAAGATACCTACATTGTTCCAGATGCAAGAAACTGTACAGAAGATGACTACGTCGTTGTCGCAGGTGTCAGGAATCCTCCAGAAGATGACTACTTCGTTGTCGCAGGTGTCAGGAACACTCCTGAAGATACCTACATTGTTCCAGATGCAAGAAACTCTTCAGAAGATGATTACGTCGTTGTCGCAGGTGTCAGAAACCCCCCAGAAGATACCTATGTTGTCCCAGATATCAGAAACACTCCAGAAGATACCTACATTGTTCCAGATGTCAGGAACCCTCCAGAAGATACCTACGTTGTTGCAGATGGCATAagaccacaattag ATGATAATGGAACAATGGACTAA
- the LOC141909635 gene encoding cubilin-like isoform X4, with protein MELMMKSLFVVAVILFVENSQVLTDDTDSGCSGEWPGRKQSGTSGVITSPNYPGNYGDNLRCEWRIDTPQNMLSRISFDPIFELDRNTTSGYCHDDVSIYNYQISLYNDVYCDKTAPPTRYYSGFVYIQFRSDMSLSYKGFKLFWRYFKVDSTCSKTPIIQNGTSGVISSPNYPNNYYHGLDCRWLILAPENTVLRISFDPIFELERKTISGHCRDKVSIYTDPNYVNHDCGNTAPPTRNYSGGVTIKFVTIKSDNSGIYKGFRLYWQLLKVDSCSKTPIIQNGTSGVITSPNYPGKYYNNLDCRWLIDTPENRMVEISFNSNFHIQPRTSGGCHDALTIKSETENGDVYCGSTAPPTRNYSGGVTIKFTSDNSGIYKGFKLFWRYLKVDSCSKTPIIQNGTSGVISSPNHPGNYYRRLDCRWLIQTPENRIVEISFDSNFSMGAKTGDNCHDALTIKSGTVNVYCGNTAPPTRNYTGRVIIRFTSGSYDSYKGFRLFWRFLKVDSCSKTPIIQNGRSGVISSPNYPNKYYRGLDCRWLIQTPENTIVEISFDSNFSMGAKTGDSCYDALTIKSGTAENGDVYCGNTAPPTRVYSGEVVIRFTSDMSGSYKGFKLCWKFVKVDSCSKTPITQNGRSGVITSPNYPNSYNDNIDCSWLIQAPENRMVEISFDSKFHIQTSKGRCWDALTIKSETGSNQYCGSTAPDNRSHTGNITIQFTSDNSGSDAGFKLLWRIKDKDTDRISYLTVVFGIGFLIIVIVAAIAIAVLIRQRRNVRNRNTGNNTTDPGAMYYQPSSSGVGGRIYTTQDGIYEDIDDGEIYDDVDIVDVVVAGVRNATENDVDVRNATDDDVDVRNATDDDVDVRNATDDDVDVRNATDDDVDAWNSTDDDVDAWNSTDDDVDVWNSTDDDVDDNLVADVRNPPEDDYVGPDVMNPPEDTYIVAGVRNPPEDDYVGPDVMNPPEDTYIVTGVRNPPEDDYVVVAGVRNTPEDTYIVPDARNSSEDDYVVVPNIRNTPEDTYIVAGVRNPPEDTYIVALKPTATSADDRISPEDDYVGPDVRYSTEDTYVVAGVRNPPEDTYIVPDARNCTEDDYVVVAGVRNPPEDDYFVVAGVRNTPEDTYIVPDARNSSEDDYVVVAGVRNPPEDTYVVPDIRNTPEDTYIVPDVRNPPEDTYVVADGIRPQLDDNGTMD; from the exons ATGGAGTTGATGATGAAGAGTTTGTTTGTGGTCGCTGTAATTTTATTCGTCGAGAATTCTCAAG TATTGACAGATGACACCGACTCAGGTTGTAGCGGCGAGTGGCCAGGTAGAAAACAGAGCGGAACTTCTGGCGTCATAACCAGTCCTAACTACCCGGGTAACTATGGCGACAATCTGCGCTGTGAATGGCGGATTGATACACCTCAAAACATG CTGTCAAGAATATcgtttgatcctattttcgaATTGGACCGCAATACGACAAGTGGTTATTGCCACGACGATGTATCCATATATAATTACCAAATATCCT TATATAATGATGTATATTGCGACAAAACAGCGCCACCTACACGTTACTATTCCGGTTTTGTATACATCCAGTTTAGATCAGACATGTCTCTTAGCTACAAAGGCTTTAAACTGTTTTGGCGGTATTTCAAAG ttgattcGACATGTAGTAAAACACCTATAATACAGAATGGTACATCAGGCGTCATATCCAGCCCTAACTACCCGAACAACTACTACCACGGACTGGACTGTAGATGGTTAATTCTAGCTCCTGAAAATACG GTGTTAAGAATATcgtttgatcctattttcgaATTGGAACGCAAAACGATAAGTGGTCATTGCCGTGACAAAGTATCCATATATACTGACCCAAACT ATGTTAATCATGATTGCGGCAatacagcgccacctacaCGTAACTATTCCGGTGGTGTAACCATCAAGTTTGTAACCATCAAGTCAGACAACTCTGGTATCTACAAAGGGTTTAGACTTTATTGGCAGTTATTGAAAG ttgattcaTGTAGTAAAACACCTATAATACAGAATGGTACATCAGGCGTCATAACCAGCCCTAACTACCCGGGCAAATACTACAACAACCTGGACTGCAGATGGTTGATTGATACTCCTGAAAACAGG atggttgaaatatcatttaactCGAATTTTCATATACAACCCAGAACTAGCGGTGGTTGCCATGACGCGTTGACGATAAAAAGTGAAACCG AAAATGGTGATGTATATTGCGGCAGTACAGCGCCACCTACACGTAACTATTCCGGTGGTGTAACCATCAAGTTTACATCAGACAACTCTGGTATCTACAAAGGGTTTAAACTGTTCTGGCGGTATTTGAAAG ttgattcaTGTAGTAAAACACCTATAATACAGAATGGTACATCAGGTGTCATATCCAGCCCTAACCATCCGGGCAACTACTACCGCAGGCTGGACTGTAGATGGTTAATCCAAACACCTGAAAACAGG attgttgaaatatcatttgacTCGAATTTCAGTATGGGGGCCAAAACTGGCGATAATTGCCATGACGCGTTGACGATAAAAAGTGGAACCG TGAATGTATATTGTGGCAatacagcgccacctacaCGTAACTATACCGGTCGTGTAATCATCCGGTTTACATCAGGCAGCTATGATAGCTACAAAGGGTTTAGACTTTTTTGGCGGTTTTTGAAAG ttgattcaTGTAGTAAAACACCTATAATACAGAATGGTAGATCAGGCGTCATATCCAGCCCTAACTACCCGAACAAGTACTACCGCGGACTGGACTGTAGATGGTTAATCCAAACACCTGAAAACACG attgttgaaatatcatttgacTCGAACTTCAGTATGGGGGCCAAAACTGGTGATAGTTGCTATGACGCGTTGACGATAAAAAGTGGAACCG CAGAAAATGGTGATGTATATTGCGGCAatacagcgccacctacaCGTGTATATTCCGGTGAGGTAGTCATCCGGTTTACATCAGACATGTCTGGTAGCTACAAAGGGTTTAAACTCTGTTGGAAATTTGTGAAAG ttgattcaTGTAGTAAAACACCTATAACACAGAATGGTAGATCAGGCGTCATAACCAGCCCTAACTACCCGAACAGCTATAATGACAATATCGACTGTAGCTGGTTAATCCAAGCACCTGAAAACAgg ATGGTTGAAATATCGTTTGACTCGAAGTTTCATATACAGACAAGTAAAGGTCGTTGCTGGGACGCGTTGACGATAAAAAGTGAAACCG GGAGTAATCAATATTGCGGGTCGACTGCTCCAGATAATCGATCCCACActggaaatattacaatacaGTTTACATCAGACAACTCGGGAAGCGATGCTGGGTTTAAACTTCTATGGCGGATTAAAG ACAAAGATACAGATAGAATCAGTTATTTGACAGTTGTTTTCGGGAttggttttctgattataGTAATAGTGGCTGCTATAGCTATCGCCGTGTTGATCAGACAGCGGAGGAACGTGAGAAACAGAAATACAG GTAACAACACGACCGATCCAGGGGCAATGTACTATCAG CCTTCGTCTTCTGGAGTTGGTGGTAGGATCTACACAACACAGGACGGTATCTACGAAGACATAGATGACGGTGAAATCTACGATGATGTAGATATTGTAGATGTCGTTGTCGCAGGTGTCAGGAACGCTACAGAGAATGACGTAGATGTCAGGAACGCTACAGATGATGACGTAGATGTAAGGAACGCTACAGATGATGACGTAGATGTAAGGAACGCTACAGATGATGACGTTGATGTAAGGAACGCTACAGATGATGACGTAGATGCATGGAACTCTACAGATGATGACGTAGATGCATGGAACTCTACAGATGATGACGTAGATGTATGGAACTCTACAGATGATGACGTAGATGACAACCTTGTCGCAGATGTCAGAAACCCTCCAGAAGATGACTACGTTGGCCCAGATGTCATGAACCCTCCAGAAGATACCTACATTGTCGCAGGTGTCCGGAACCCTCCAGAAGATGACTACGTTGGCCCAGATGTCATGAACCCTCCAGAAGATACCTACATTGTCACAGGTGTCAGGAATCCTCCAGAAGATGATTATGTCGTTGTCGCGGGTGTCAGGAACACTCCTGAAGATACCTACATTGTTCCAGATGCAAGAAACTCTTCAGAAGATGACTACGTCGTTGTCCCAAATATCAGGAACACTCCAGAAGATACCTACATTGTCGCAGGTGTCCGGAACCCTCCAGAAGATACCTACATTGTTGCACTTAAG CCAACAGCTACTTCAGCTGACGACAGGATCTCTCCAGAAGATGACTACGTTGGCCCAGATGTTAGGTACTCTACAGAAGATACCTACGTTGTCGCAGGTGTCAGGAATCCCCCTGAAGATACCTACATTGTTCCAGATGCAAGAAACTGTACAGAAGATGACTACGTCGTTGTCGCAGGTGTCAGGAATCCTCCAGAAGATGACTACTTCGTTGTCGCAGGTGTCAGGAACACTCCTGAAGATACCTACATTGTTCCAGATGCAAGAAACTCTTCAGAAGATGATTACGTCGTTGTCGCAGGTGTCAGAAACCCCCCAGAAGATACCTATGTTGTCCCAGATATCAGAAACACTCCAGAAGATACCTACATTGTTCCAGATGTCAGGAACCCTCCAGAAGATACCTACGTTGTTGCAGATGGCATAagaccacaattag ATGATAATGGAACAATGGACTAA
- the LOC141909635 gene encoding cubilin-like isoform X1, protein MELMMKSLFVVAVILFVENSQVLTDDTDSGCSGEWPGRKQSGTSGVITSPNYPGNYGDNLRCEWRIDTPQNMLSRISFDPIFELDRNTTSGYCHDDVSIYNYQISLYNDVYCDKTAPPTRYYSGFVYIQFRSDMSLSYKGFKLFWRYFKVDSTCSKTPIIQNGTSGVISSPNYPNNYYHGLDCRWLILAPENTVLRISFDPIFELERKTISGHCRDKVSIYTDPNYVNHDCGNTAPPTRNYSGGVTIKFVTIKSDNSGIYKGFRLYWQLLKVDSCSKTPIIQNGTSGVITSPNYPGKYYNNLDCRWLIDTPENRMVEISFNSNFHIQPRTSGGCHDALTIKSETGKNLNTLHNVNDFYVENGDVYCGSTAPPTRNYSGGVTIKFTSDNSGIYKGFKLFWRYLKVDSCSKTPIIQNGTSGVISSPNHPGNYYRRLDCRWLIQTPENRIVEISFDSNFSMGAKTGDNCHDALTIKSGTVNVYCGNTAPPTRNYTGRVIIRFTSGSYDSYKGFRLFWRFLKVDSCSKTPIIQNGRSGVISSPNYPNKYYRGLDCRWLIQTPENTIVEISFDSNFSMGAKTGDSCYDALTIKSGTAENGDVYCGNTAPPTRVYSGEVVIRFTSDMSGSYKGFKLCWKFVKVDSCSKTPITQNGRSGVITSPNYPNSYNDNIDCSWLIQAPENRMVEISFDSKFHIQTSKGRCWDALTIKSETGSNQYCGSTAPDNRSHTGNITIQFTSDNSGSDAGFKLLWRIKDKDTDRISYLTVVFGIGFLIIVIVAAIAIAVLIRQRRNVRNRNTGNNTTDPGAMYYQPSSSGVGGRIYTTQDGIYEDIDDGEIYDDVDIVDVVVAGVRNATENDVDVRNATDDDVDVRNATDDDVDVRNATDDDVDVRNATDDDVDAWNSTDDDVDAWNSTDDDVDVWNSTDDDVDDNLVADVRNPPEDDYVGPDVMNPPEDTYIVAGVRNPPEDDYVGPDVMNPPEDTYIVTGVRNPPEDDYVVVAGVRNTPEDTYIVPDARNSSEDDYVVVPNIRNTPEDTYIVAGVRNPPEDTYIVALKPTATSADDRISPEDDYVGPDVRYSTEDTYVVAGVRNPPEDTYIVPDARNCTEDDYVVVAGVRNPPEDDYFVVAGVRNTPEDTYIVPDARNSSEDDYVVVAGVRNPPEDTYVVPDIRNTPEDTYIVPDVRNPPEDTYVVADGIRPQLDDNGTMD, encoded by the exons ATGGAGTTGATGATGAAGAGTTTGTTTGTGGTCGCTGTAATTTTATTCGTCGAGAATTCTCAAG TATTGACAGATGACACCGACTCAGGTTGTAGCGGCGAGTGGCCAGGTAGAAAACAGAGCGGAACTTCTGGCGTCATAACCAGTCCTAACTACCCGGGTAACTATGGCGACAATCTGCGCTGTGAATGGCGGATTGATACACCTCAAAACATG CTGTCAAGAATATcgtttgatcctattttcgaATTGGACCGCAATACGACAAGTGGTTATTGCCACGACGATGTATCCATATATAATTACCAAATATCCT TATATAATGATGTATATTGCGACAAAACAGCGCCACCTACACGTTACTATTCCGGTTTTGTATACATCCAGTTTAGATCAGACATGTCTCTTAGCTACAAAGGCTTTAAACTGTTTTGGCGGTATTTCAAAG ttgattcGACATGTAGTAAAACACCTATAATACAGAATGGTACATCAGGCGTCATATCCAGCCCTAACTACCCGAACAACTACTACCACGGACTGGACTGTAGATGGTTAATTCTAGCTCCTGAAAATACG GTGTTAAGAATATcgtttgatcctattttcgaATTGGAACGCAAAACGATAAGTGGTCATTGCCGTGACAAAGTATCCATATATACTGACCCAAACT ATGTTAATCATGATTGCGGCAatacagcgccacctacaCGTAACTATTCCGGTGGTGTAACCATCAAGTTTGTAACCATCAAGTCAGACAACTCTGGTATCTACAAAGGGTTTAGACTTTATTGGCAGTTATTGAAAG ttgattcaTGTAGTAAAACACCTATAATACAGAATGGTACATCAGGCGTCATAACCAGCCCTAACTACCCGGGCAAATACTACAACAACCTGGACTGCAGATGGTTGATTGATACTCCTGAAAACAGG atggttgaaatatcatttaactCGAATTTTCATATACAACCCAGAACTAGCGGTGGTTGCCATGACGCGTTGACGATAAAAAGTGAAACCGGTAAAAATCTAAACACTCTTCATAACGTGAATGATTTTTATG tAGAAAATGGTGATGTATATTGCGGCAGTACAGCGCCACCTACACGTAACTATTCCGGTGGTGTAACCATCAAGTTTACATCAGACAACTCTGGTATCTACAAAGGGTTTAAACTGTTCTGGCGGTATTTGAAAG ttgattcaTGTAGTAAAACACCTATAATACAGAATGGTACATCAGGTGTCATATCCAGCCCTAACCATCCGGGCAACTACTACCGCAGGCTGGACTGTAGATGGTTAATCCAAACACCTGAAAACAGG attgttgaaatatcatttgacTCGAATTTCAGTATGGGGGCCAAAACTGGCGATAATTGCCATGACGCGTTGACGATAAAAAGTGGAACCG TGAATGTATATTGTGGCAatacagcgccacctacaCGTAACTATACCGGTCGTGTAATCATCCGGTTTACATCAGGCAGCTATGATAGCTACAAAGGGTTTAGACTTTTTTGGCGGTTTTTGAAAG ttgattcaTGTAGTAAAACACCTATAATACAGAATGGTAGATCAGGCGTCATATCCAGCCCTAACTACCCGAACAAGTACTACCGCGGACTGGACTGTAGATGGTTAATCCAAACACCTGAAAACACG attgttgaaatatcatttgacTCGAACTTCAGTATGGGGGCCAAAACTGGTGATAGTTGCTATGACGCGTTGACGATAAAAAGTGGAACCG CAGAAAATGGTGATGTATATTGCGGCAatacagcgccacctacaCGTGTATATTCCGGTGAGGTAGTCATCCGGTTTACATCAGACATGTCTGGTAGCTACAAAGGGTTTAAACTCTGTTGGAAATTTGTGAAAG ttgattcaTGTAGTAAAACACCTATAACACAGAATGGTAGATCAGGCGTCATAACCAGCCCTAACTACCCGAACAGCTATAATGACAATATCGACTGTAGCTGGTTAATCCAAGCACCTGAAAACAgg ATGGTTGAAATATCGTTTGACTCGAAGTTTCATATACAGACAAGTAAAGGTCGTTGCTGGGACGCGTTGACGATAAAAAGTGAAACCG GGAGTAATCAATATTGCGGGTCGACTGCTCCAGATAATCGATCCCACActggaaatattacaatacaGTTTACATCAGACAACTCGGGAAGCGATGCTGGGTTTAAACTTCTATGGCGGATTAAAG ACAAAGATACAGATAGAATCAGTTATTTGACAGTTGTTTTCGGGAttggttttctgattataGTAATAGTGGCTGCTATAGCTATCGCCGTGTTGATCAGACAGCGGAGGAACGTGAGAAACAGAAATACAG GTAACAACACGACCGATCCAGGGGCAATGTACTATCAG CCTTCGTCTTCTGGAGTTGGTGGTAGGATCTACACAACACAGGACGGTATCTACGAAGACATAGATGACGGTGAAATCTACGATGATGTAGATATTGTAGATGTCGTTGTCGCAGGTGTCAGGAACGCTACAGAGAATGACGTAGATGTCAGGAACGCTACAGATGATGACGTAGATGTAAGGAACGCTACAGATGATGACGTAGATGTAAGGAACGCTACAGATGATGACGTTGATGTAAGGAACGCTACAGATGATGACGTAGATGCATGGAACTCTACAGATGATGACGTAGATGCATGGAACTCTACAGATGATGACGTAGATGTATGGAACTCTACAGATGATGACGTAGATGACAACCTTGTCGCAGATGTCAGAAACCCTCCAGAAGATGACTACGTTGGCCCAGATGTCATGAACCCTCCAGAAGATACCTACATTGTCGCAGGTGTCCGGAACCCTCCAGAAGATGACTACGTTGGCCCAGATGTCATGAACCCTCCAGAAGATACCTACATTGTCACAGGTGTCAGGAATCCTCCAGAAGATGATTATGTCGTTGTCGCGGGTGTCAGGAACACTCCTGAAGATACCTACATTGTTCCAGATGCAAGAAACTCTTCAGAAGATGACTACGTCGTTGTCCCAAATATCAGGAACACTCCAGAAGATACCTACATTGTCGCAGGTGTCCGGAACCCTCCAGAAGATACCTACATTGTTGCACTTAAG CCAACAGCTACTTCAGCTGACGACAGGATCTCTCCAGAAGATGACTACGTTGGCCCAGATGTTAGGTACTCTACAGAAGATACCTACGTTGTCGCAGGTGTCAGGAATCCCCCTGAAGATACCTACATTGTTCCAGATGCAAGAAACTGTACAGAAGATGACTACGTCGTTGTCGCAGGTGTCAGGAATCCTCCAGAAGATGACTACTTCGTTGTCGCAGGTGTCAGGAACACTCCTGAAGATACCTACATTGTTCCAGATGCAAGAAACTCTTCAGAAGATGATTACGTCGTTGTCGCAGGTGTCAGAAACCCCCCAGAAGATACCTATGTTGTCCCAGATATCAGAAACACTCCAGAAGATACCTACATTGTTCCAGATGTCAGGAACCCTCCAGAAGATACCTACGTTGTTGCAGATGGCATAagaccacaattag ATGATAATGGAACAATGGACTAA